One region of Triticum aestivum cultivar Chinese Spring chromosome 6B, IWGSC CS RefSeq v2.1, whole genome shotgun sequence genomic DNA includes:
- the LOC123134921 gene encoding uncharacterized protein — protein sequence MEAMYQYYVMKRYKMEKMKRGEIEPPFIRIGDFHITYPNFQKSLKPRAQICNEVMSLFIETFNIEQLSSSKKQKKFAFSVLMSLQLSVHPEVFDPSVCARELRKACQNFQISGFDLLFFTIVRDGHWIVCVVNLLHKEFNMFDSLDDGKLDVAARNLFINFKRIATEESDFTADLSSFKTDWPVLDYPQQSTHFDCGLFSTMYLENFDGQMMNDFKKQNMLDVRKTIASKLFFHPLNKVFPADVHKAIIAA from the exons ATGGAAGCAATGTACCAGTACTATGTCATGAAGAGGTACaagatggagaagatgaagagaggGGAAATTGA GCCTCCTTTCATTAGGATTGGTGATTTCCACATTACCTACCCCAACTTCCAGAAGTCGTTGAAGCCACGTGCTCAGATTTGCAACGAAGTCATGTCTTTATTCATCGAAACCTTCAACATTGAACAGTTGtcgtcttcaaagaagcagaagaaaTTTGCTTTCTCTGTTTTAATGAGT CTTCAACTCTCTGTCCACCCAGAAGTTTTTGATCCGAGTGTTTGTGCAAGAGAGCTGAGGAAGGCGTGCCAAAATTTTCAGATTTCAGGTTTCGACCTA CTTTTCTTCACCATCGTCCGTGATGGCCACTGGATTGTCTGTGTGGTTAACCTCTTGCACAAGGAGTTCAATATGTTTGACTCTTTGGATGACGGGAAATTGGACGTTGCTGCAAGGAATCTG TTTATCAATTTCAAGAGGATTGCTACCGAAGAGTCGGATTTCACAGCGGATCTATCTTCTTTCAAAACAGACTGGCCTGTGCTTGACTACCCACAACAATCAACTCA CTTTGATTGTGGATTGTTTTCAACAATGTACCTTGAAAATTTTGATGGCCAAATGATGAATGATTTCAAGAAG CAAAATATGCTTGATGTGCGGAAGACCATTGCTTCGAAGTTGTTTTTCCATCCTTTGAACAAGGTTTTCCCTGCTGATGTGCATAAGGCGATCATAGCGGCTTGA